The Saprospiraceae bacterium genome includes a window with the following:
- a CDS encoding rod shape-determining protein RodA, with product MAQIQISKNRSLDWVSLTVYVSLLFIGWSMLYSTTYNSEQPYAFLNISSVIGSQTVWLVISLIAFVSVLTLDWKFWNTLAFPVYAITVLLLILVLFFGKEINGSKSWFSFGVFSIQPSEWAKFGTALALSSYLSFLKTNLQDSKVLMIAIGIFMVPALVILLQPDPGSALVYMSFFVLLYRKGLSPFIFLTAFSFIFCFILSLVFSPVDVTVFICSIVGVVLIFEHQNPRNAFLISAGMLAMILFLYMQNEHQLVLLPPIIVLIVFSLLLFFKKNFRLLAITIPLATLFVVFSFGATYVFENALKPHQQDRINVWLRPEKCDPRGSLYNVLQSKLAIGSGGMAGKGFLKGEMTKLNYVPEQTTDFIFTSVGEEQGFIGSVGVIFLFTVLLLRCVTIAERAKLEFIRNYAYCVLGILLVHFFINIGMTIGIMPVIGIPLPFLSKGGSSLLAFSVMISVLLKMDMARFRSN from the coding sequence ATGGCTCAAATCCAAATTTCAAAAAACAGATCTCTCGACTGGGTTTCTTTAACCGTTTATGTCAGCCTTTTATTTATTGGTTGGTCCATGTTATACTCTACGACTTATAATTCAGAACAACCTTATGCTTTTCTGAATATCAGTTCCGTAATTGGATCACAGACAGTGTGGCTCGTCATATCGTTGATTGCCTTCGTCAGTGTGTTAACCTTAGACTGGAAATTCTGGAATACGCTCGCTTTTCCGGTTTACGCCATTACGGTTTTATTATTGATATTAGTCTTATTTTTTGGAAAGGAAATCAACGGTTCAAAATCATGGTTTTCATTTGGTGTTTTCTCAATCCAACCATCTGAATGGGCAAAATTCGGCACAGCATTGGCATTATCCAGTTATCTAAGTTTTTTAAAAACCAATCTGCAGGATTCCAAGGTTCTGATGATAGCTATCGGAATCTTTATGGTTCCTGCATTAGTGATTTTGCTGCAGCCGGATCCCGGTTCAGCTCTTGTGTATATGTCTTTTTTTGTTTTATTGTATCGCAAAGGGCTTTCTCCTTTTATTTTTCTCACAGCATTTAGCTTTATTTTCTGTTTCATTTTGTCTTTAGTGTTCAGCCCGGTAGATGTAACTGTATTTATTTGTAGTATCGTAGGGGTAGTATTGATTTTTGAACATCAGAATCCAAGAAATGCATTTCTGATATCAGCCGGTATGTTAGCGATGATTTTGTTCCTGTATATGCAAAATGAACACCAATTGGTTTTATTGCCACCCATTATTGTACTGATCGTTTTCAGTTTATTGCTTTTTTTCAAAAAGAATTTCAGACTATTAGCAATTACAATTCCACTGGCCACTTTATTTGTTGTGTTCTCATTCGGGGCGACCTATGTATTTGAAAATGCACTTAAACCACATCAGCAAGACAGAATAAATGTGTGGCTGCGTCCTGAAAAATGCGATCCGAGAGGTTCACTATATAACGTACTTCAGTCTAAACTGGCTATTGGCTCAGGAGGGATGGCGGGCAAAGGTTTTTTAAAAGGTGAGATGACCAAACTCAATTATGTGCCGGAACAAACTACAGATTTTATATTTACTTCAGTCGGTGAAGAACAAGGATTTATAGGTAGTGTAGGCGTAATATTTCTCTTTACAGTATTGCTATTGAGGTGTGTGACGATTGCCGAAAGGGCGAAGCTCGAGTTTATCAGAAATTATGCATACTGTGTATTGGGAATATTATTGGTTCATTTTTTTATAAATATAGGTATGACCATCGGTATTATGCCTGTGATTGGTATTCCATTGCCATTTCTTAGTAAAGGTGGTTCATCTTTACTGGCATTTTCAGTCATGATATCCGTTTTATTAAAAATGGATATGGCCAGATTCAGATCAAATTAA
- the prfA gene encoding peptide chain release factor 1, producing the protein MLDKLEAIQDRFYYLEEKLSDPEVLSDMKQFAKINKEYKDIKALVDSFIEYKKVTAGITEAKEMQKDQDPEMREMADLELSQLLPLQVELDKHIKYLLIPKEPEDSKDVILEIRSGTGGDEASIFAGDLFKMYSKYFESKGWKTEIIDENPGTSGGYNKIVMEVFGDDLYGKLKFESGAHRVQRVPKTESQGRVHTSAATVVVMPKWEEEEIDIRKDDLKTDTFRAQGAGGQHVNKTESGVRFTHIPTGIVAESTDSRSQHKNREIAMQRLFVKIQEAAREKTYTEQKDKRRSLVGTGDRSDKIRTYNYPQNRVTDHRINLTLYNLDRIVEGDLDEIIQSLQMAENAEKMKGEEVL; encoded by the coding sequence ATGCTCGACAAATTAGAAGCTATTCAGGATCGGTTTTATTATCTGGAAGAAAAACTATCAGACCCTGAAGTACTTTCAGACATGAAACAGTTTGCCAAAATCAATAAAGAATATAAAGATATAAAGGCTTTAGTGGACAGTTTTATTGAATACAAAAAAGTGACAGCCGGAATCACAGAAGCTAAAGAAATGCAGAAAGATCAGGATCCGGAGATGCGTGAAATGGCAGATCTTGAACTCTCTCAACTACTCCCGTTACAGGTTGAGTTGGACAAGCATATAAAATACCTCCTGATACCTAAAGAACCCGAAGATTCCAAAGACGTGATACTGGAAATCCGTTCCGGAACCGGGGGCGATGAAGCAAGTATTTTTGCCGGTGACTTATTTAAAATGTACAGCAAATATTTTGAATCCAAAGGCTGGAAAACAGAAATAATTGATGAAAATCCCGGCACTTCCGGTGGGTATAACAAAATTGTGATGGAGGTTTTTGGTGATGACCTATATGGAAAACTCAAGTTTGAATCCGGAGCTCACCGGGTTCAACGTGTACCTAAAACAGAATCTCAGGGTCGGGTACACACATCTGCAGCAACCGTTGTGGTCATGCCTAAATGGGAAGAAGAAGAAATTGACATTAGAAAAGATGATCTCAAAACAGACACTTTCAGAGCGCAGGGAGCGGGTGGACAGCACGTCAACAAAACAGAATCCGGTGTAAGATTTACACATATTCCTACAGGTATTGTAGCAGAAAGTACGGATTCCCGATCACAGCACAAAAACCGGGAGATAGCGATGCAGCGTTTGTTTGTAAAAATTCAGGAAGCGGCCAGAGAAAAAACTTATACTGAACAAAAAGATAAACGTAGGTCATTAGTCGGAACCGGTGACCGCTCTGATAAAATACGCACCTATAATTATCCGCAGAATCGTGTTACAGACCATCGGATAAATCTTACATTGTATAATCTGGATCGGATTGTAGAAGGTGATTTGGATGAAATTATACAATCACTTCAGATGGCGGAAAATGCTGAAAAAATGAAGGGAGAAGAAGTTTTGTAA
- the deoC gene encoding deoxyribose-phosphate aldolase has translation MKKSDINQRIDHTLLRANATNTEIQQLCEEAVKFGFATVCIPPYYIGKAKKWLQKSKVGICTVIGFPLGYQHIAVKVEECKKAIEEGADELDVVVNIAAVKNGDWDTISSEVDHLATMTRMRDKVIKLIFETAYLNEDEIRQLCELCIRNEVDYAKTSTGFANEGAKVETIRFMSEILGDKVKIKASGGIKTKEHAEQMIEAGADRIGTSSGVSIVEG, from the coding sequence ATGAAAAAAAGTGACATTAATCAAAGGATAGACCATACTTTGTTAAGGGCTAATGCCACTAATACCGAGATACAGCAGCTTTGTGAAGAGGCAGTAAAATTTGGATTTGCTACAGTGTGCATTCCACCATATTACATCGGGAAGGCAAAAAAATGGCTTCAAAAGTCAAAAGTAGGAATTTGTACAGTTATTGGCTTTCCATTGGGTTATCAACATATTGCTGTTAAAGTGGAAGAATGTAAAAAAGCAATCGAAGAAGGAGCGGATGAGCTTGATGTAGTGGTGAATATTGCTGCAGTGAAGAACGGTGATTGGGATACAATAAGCTCTGAAGTGGATCATCTAGCTACGATGACGAGAATGAGAGACAAGGTCATAAAATTGATTTTTGAAACAGCTTATCTGAATGAAGATGAAATCAGGCAACTTTGTGAATTGTGTATTCGAAATGAAGTGGATTATGCCAAAACATCAACTGGATTTGCAAATGAAGGTGCAAAAGTAGAAACCATCCGGTTTATGTCTGAAATATTGGGTGACAAAGTTAAAATAAAAGCATCCGGTGGAATTAAAACTAAAGAACATGCAGAGCAAATGATTGAAGCCGGTGCGGACAGAATAGGTACTTCATCAGGAGTTTCCATCGTTGAAGGATAG
- a CDS encoding OmpH family outer membrane protein, whose translation MKQTLIYLFIAFGMISGLDAQKFGYLNTQELLTSMPELKVADIQLQALQNELLSKGEEMVVKFEAEYKTYMTEANGGTLSKVQMQKKEEELVAKQEEIKKYENEIQEKLAVKREELYKPILDKVKSEIEKLGKEGSYTMIFDSSAGMILHASDSENLMPVMKTRLGVN comes from the coding sequence ATGAAGCAAACCCTTATTTATCTATTTATAGCATTCGGCATGATTTCGGGTCTGGATGCTCAGAAATTTGGCTACCTGAATACACAGGAGTTATTGACCAGTATGCCGGAATTAAAAGTGGCTGATATTCAGTTGCAGGCCTTACAAAATGAACTTTTAAGTAAAGGCGAAGAAATGGTGGTGAAGTTTGAAGCTGAATACAAAACTTATATGACTGAAGCCAATGGCGGAACACTTTCCAAAGTGCAGATGCAGAAAAAGGAAGAAGAACTTGTTGCAAAACAGGAAGAAATTAAAAAGTACGAAAACGAAATTCAGGAAAAATTGGCCGTTAAGCGCGAAGAGTTGTACAAACCAATATTGGATAAAGTAAAAAGTGAAATCGAAAAACTAGGCAAAGAAGGTTCTTATACCATGATTTTTGATTCAAGTGCAGGTATGATTCTTCATGCCTCTGATTCTGAAAATCTAATGCCGGTAATGAAAACAAGACTTGGGGTCAACTGA
- a CDS encoding LptF/LptG family permease, producing the protein MDIYIIKKYLSTFFFTMILITMIAITINYFEQVDKFVDSGLSAKEIVLQYYIHFVPWINGLLWPLFSLLAVIFFTSRMAKNSEIISILGAKVSYTRFLLPFMVAGTFLAILLWLGINYVIPGSNRHKNDFEVQYIKSTLKSTLSYNIHFFLDPTQKIYIRNYSDRDSTGRTFRLDRFKDGELVYALKANKITFAGQPNKWQLENFEVRTFNNLKETLLISSGEKLDTSFDFVPLDFTRFANQIEIMSTAELKEFLEYERAKGLDSGKKYIVEINRRNADPFTIIILTLIGVAVASRKVRGGMGLHLATGVILGASFVILSKFSTTFSTNLSLPPGIGVWIPNIVYSIIALILVKNAQK; encoded by the coding sequence TTGGACATATATATTATAAAAAAGTATTTATCCACTTTTTTCTTTACCATGATTCTGATCACCATGATTGCAATCACCATCAATTATTTTGAACAGGTGGATAAATTTGTGGATTCAGGATTGTCGGCAAAGGAGATTGTACTTCAATATTATATTCATTTTGTTCCCTGGATTAATGGATTGCTCTGGCCATTATTTTCCTTACTTGCTGTAATATTTTTTACATCCAGAATGGCAAAAAACTCAGAGATCATTAGTATTTTGGGTGCAAAAGTCAGTTATACCAGATTTTTATTGCCCTTTATGGTTGCAGGTACTTTTCTGGCTATTTTGTTATGGCTGGGAATCAATTATGTTATTCCCGGCAGCAACCGGCATAAAAACGACTTTGAAGTACAATATATCAAGTCAACCTTAAAAAGTACACTCAGCTATAACATTCATTTTTTTCTGGACCCTACACAAAAGATATACATAAGAAATTATTCAGACAGGGATAGTACCGGGAGGACATTTCGATTAGACAGGTTTAAAGACGGAGAATTAGTTTATGCTTTAAAAGCAAATAAAATTACTTTTGCCGGTCAGCCCAATAAATGGCAACTCGAAAACTTTGAAGTAAGAACATTTAACAATCTGAAAGAAACTTTGCTCATATCATCCGGTGAAAAATTAGATACGTCATTCGATTTTGTTCCATTGGATTTTACAAGATTTGCCAATCAGATAGAAATAATGAGTACCGCTGAACTTAAAGAATTTCTGGAATACGAAAGGGCAAAAGGTTTGGATTCCGGTAAAAAGTATATTGTGGAAATCAATCGCAGAAATGCAGACCCTTTTACCATCATTATTCTCACTTTGATAGGAGTCGCTGTAGCTTCCAGAAAGGTAAGGGGAGGTATGGGACTTCATCTTGCTACAGGAGTAATCTTAGGTGCATCTTTTGTGATACTTTCAAAATTCTCTACAACTTTTTCTACCAATTTGTCTCTTCCGCCGGGCATCGGCGTGTGGATTCCTAATATTGTTTACAGTATTATAGCCCTGATATTAGTTAAGAATGCACAAAAGTAA
- a CDS encoding alpha/beta hydrolase: MRVSNVITQTLSTEDDLKLVCRSYKTDNHPVANIFLVHGYAEHSERYNWLSQQLNTSGFNFFTFDLRGHGKSEGERAYIHSFDQYTEDLDIFLKHFMQEDLPTFLMGHSMGSLISVKYLIQNKNSKIKGFISSAGALKIDDNISPFIRKISGLLSTFAPKLKTVKLDPTFMSRIPEIKDAYINDPLIYHEGTKARLGSELLKNMQYVQSHFGQFNLTALILHGTGDKLTDPLGSQWMYDNISSKDKTIQLFEGLYHEILHEPEKEEIVQIIVEWIKKRCF, from the coding sequence ATGAGAGTAAGTAATGTCATAACACAAACTTTAAGCACTGAAGATGATCTGAAATTAGTTTGCAGGTCATACAAAACGGATAATCATCCGGTTGCGAATATTTTTTTAGTACATGGATATGCCGAACATTCAGAAAGATATAATTGGCTGTCTCAACAATTGAACACATCAGGATTTAATTTTTTTACTTTTGATTTGCGTGGTCATGGTAAATCAGAGGGAGAGAGAGCTTATATTCATTCATTTGATCAATATACTGAGGACCTTGATATTTTTTTAAAACATTTTATGCAGGAAGATTTACCAACATTTCTGATGGGTCATAGTATGGGTAGTCTGATAAGTGTCAAATATTTGATTCAGAATAAAAATTCCAAAATAAAAGGATTTATTTCTTCTGCCGGTGCACTAAAAATTGATGATAACATCTCACCGTTTATACGGAAAATATCAGGACTGTTGAGCACCTTCGCACCCAAACTAAAGACTGTCAAATTAGACCCGACATTTATGTCTCGAATTCCTGAGATTAAAGATGCTTACATTAACGACCCGCTGATATACCATGAAGGTACAAAGGCCAGACTCGGATCAGAATTGTTGAAAAATATGCAATATGTACAATCACATTTCGGGCAGTTTAATTTAACTGCATTGATACTTCATGGTACGGGCGATAAGCTTACTGATCCTTTAGGCAGCCAATGGATGTATGATAATATTTCTTCCAAAGACAAAACCATCCAATTGTTCGAAGGTCTCTATCATGAGATACTTCACGAACCTGAAAAAGAAGAAATCGTTCAGATAATAGTGGAATGGATCAAAAAGAGATGTTTCTGA
- a CDS encoding outer membrane protein assembly factor BamA has translation MSIQKIIKLSMVLLSIFLSGQILYAQDVPSDILDYREKKSYEIGGIQITGAETKDRNAIKSIAGLREGNKIQIPGPEIPTAIKALLRLKLFDNVQIYMDSVKENVAFLRIELIERPILSRYSYKGVKTSQHDDLNDIVKAILTKGGIVTDDQKELARKKIIEFYVEKGRLDTEVIVREFPDEGKIASVRIEFDIELNNKIKVEDIVIEGNTKFKDKKLRKKMSKTKKKGTLFRKSKFIEKEYNEDLKSIVKFYQEEGYKDARIIKDTVTRTANRNVLIRLTIDEGNRYYFRNIKWKGNSIYTDEQLYTILGISKGDVYNPELLQNRLKFSLDGRDISSLYLDDGYLAFDVTPAEVAIENDSVDIEMRIFEGPQFTVDNVIIKGNDRTNEHIIRREIRTRPGQKFSRSDIIRSQREIINLGYFNPEALGINTPVNQNRGTVDIEYTLEEKPSDQLELSAGYGGFSGLIGTLGVVFNNFSAANIKDRSTWSPLPQGDGQKLSLRVQSNSRFFKSYNFSFTEPWLGGKRPTSFTIGAVQTAFDYTLQNAGKLKITRAFVGLGSQLKWPDDFFSSNTTLNIEQIDLNKFRGGGFNITVGNFKNFSIRQTITRSSVSDPLFPRRGSRVSLSLQITPPYSLFRETKFFEPSEADIAAIRRELDFENGPGRPTTDAQVLDKINELREAKKFEWLEYHKWRINSEWYYNIFDKFVVAASAKIGILGSFSKDIGISPFERFELGGDGISNQNAGLQGRDILALRGYQPNEIEGNGVGGAPIFNKYTVELRYPLSLNPNSTIYVTTFLQGGNTYQSFKDFNPFDLKRSGGFGARVFLPMFGLLGFDYGFGFDRNLGPNATPGQYGKFNIVLGFEPE, from the coding sequence TCAAAAAATAATTAAACTGTCCATGGTGCTGTTAAGCATTTTTTTATCCGGACAAATTTTGTATGCTCAGGACGTTCCATCTGACATCCTTGATTACAGAGAAAAAAAATCTTATGAAATCGGAGGAATACAGATCACGGGAGCAGAGACGAAAGACAGAAATGCCATTAAATCCATTGCCGGACTAAGAGAAGGTAATAAAATTCAGATACCTGGTCCGGAAATTCCTACAGCAATTAAGGCATTACTACGACTAAAGTTATTTGACAACGTACAGATTTATATGGATAGTGTCAAAGAAAATGTAGCTTTTCTACGTATTGAGCTGATAGAAAGACCTATCCTCTCAAGATATTCTTATAAAGGTGTGAAAACTTCACAACATGATGACCTGAATGATATTGTAAAAGCGATTCTTACCAAAGGTGGGATTGTGACAGATGATCAGAAGGAATTGGCCAGAAAAAAAATAATAGAGTTTTATGTTGAAAAAGGCCGTCTCGATACGGAAGTAATCGTTCGGGAATTTCCGGATGAAGGAAAAATTGCGAGTGTTCGCATAGAATTTGACATTGAACTTAATAATAAGATAAAAGTCGAAGACATTGTAATTGAAGGAAATACAAAATTTAAAGATAAAAAACTGCGAAAAAAAATGTCCAAAACCAAAAAGAAAGGGACATTATTCAGAAAGTCAAAATTCATTGAGAAAGAATACAACGAAGATTTAAAGTCTATCGTCAAATTTTATCAGGAGGAAGGATATAAAGATGCAAGAATTATCAAAGACACAGTTACGAGGACAGCCAACCGAAATGTTTTGATCCGCTTAACCATTGATGAAGGCAACAGGTATTATTTCAGAAATATTAAATGGAAAGGTAATTCTATATATACAGATGAACAATTATACACAATTCTGGGCATATCCAAAGGAGATGTTTATAATCCTGAATTGCTGCAAAACAGACTGAAGTTCAGTTTGGACGGCCGGGATATATCCTCACTTTATCTGGATGATGGTTATCTGGCTTTTGATGTGACCCCGGCAGAAGTGGCGATTGAAAATGATTCTGTAGATATAGAAATGAGAATATTTGAAGGTCCGCAATTTACAGTGGACAATGTTATCATCAAAGGAAATGACCGAACCAATGAGCACATTATACGTCGGGAAATCAGAACCCGTCCCGGCCAGAAGTTCAGCAGATCAGATATTATCAGATCACAGAGAGAAATCATCAATCTGGGATATTTCAATCCGGAAGCTTTAGGTATAAATACGCCTGTAAATCAAAACAGAGGTACAGTAGATATTGAGTACACACTGGAAGAAAAGCCTTCGGATCAGTTGGAGTTATCTGCCGGATATGGGGGATTCAGCGGATTGATCGGTACATTGGGAGTTGTTTTTAATAACTTTTCTGCTGCCAATATAAAGGACAGATCTACCTGGAGTCCTTTACCCCAAGGTGACGGGCAGAAATTGTCTCTTAGAGTTCAGTCCAACAGCCGGTTTTTCAAGTCATACAACTTTTCATTTACAGAACCCTGGCTTGGAGGCAAAAGACCAACTTCATTTACAATCGGTGCCGTACAAACTGCATTTGATTACACACTTCAAAATGCAGGTAAGTTAAAAATTACAAGAGCTTTTGTCGGATTAGGATCACAATTGAAATGGCCGGACGACTTCTTTTCGTCCAACACTACTTTAAATATTGAACAAATAGACCTTAATAAGTTCAGAGGAGGAGGATTTAATATTACAGTCGGTAATTTTAAAAATTTCAGTATTCGTCAGACTATTACCAGAAGCAGTGTCAGCGATCCATTGTTTCCCAGGAGAGGCTCCCGGGTATCATTATCATTACAAATTACACCTCCCTATTCATTATTCAGAGAAACTAAATTCTTTGAACCAAGTGAAGCAGATATAGCTGCTATCAGGCGTGAACTGGATTTTGAAAACGGCCCCGGAAGGCCTACTACGGATGCACAGGTACTTGATAAGATTAATGAACTGAGAGAGGCAAAGAAATTTGAATGGCTGGAGTATCACAAGTGGCGTATCAATTCCGAATGGTATTATAATATCTTTGACAAATTTGTAGTGGCAGCTTCCGCCAAAATTGGTATTTTGGGGTCATTCAGTAAAGACATAGGTATTTCACCTTTCGAAAGATTTGAACTGGGTGGTGATGGTATATCCAACCAGAATGCCGGATTACAGGGTAGAGACATTTTGGCATTAAGGGGATATCAGCCGAATGAAATAGAAGGTAACGGCGTAGGGGGAGCTCCTATTTTCAATAAATATACTGTTGAACTGAGGTATCCGTTATCACTTAATCCTAACTCAACGATCTATGTGACAACATTTTTACAAGGGGGTAATACTTATCAGAGCTTTAAAGATTTTAATCCTTTTGATCTTAAGCGGTCAGGAGGATTTGGAGCGAGAGTATTTTTACCCATGTTCGGATTACTGGGATTTGATTACGGATTTGGATTTGACAGGAATCTTGGACCCAATGCGACACCGGGACAATACGGTAAATTCAATATCGTCCTGGGATTTGAACCGGAGTAA
- the tgt gene encoding tRNA guanosine(34) transglycosylase Tgt, giving the protein MSFKILNADKHSAARAGILSTAHGEIKTPIFMPVGTQGTVKAVHQQELEDPIKAQIILGNTYHLYLRPGTEVLNKAGGLHKFINWDKPILTDSGGYQVYSLKGMRKITEEGVKFQSHVDGSRHFFSPESVMDIQRIIGADIIMAFDECTPYPCDYDYARRSMYMTHRWLARCISHFDNTDPVYDFEQTFAPIVQGSTYPDLRKESAEFVSALDRDINAIGGLSVGEPHEDMYRMTELVCGILPKDKPRYLMGVGLPENILESIALGVDMFDCVLPTRNARHGILYTSAGVINIKNARWADNFNPIDSESHAPTSRNHTLAYLRHLFKVDEILGMQIASIQNLTFFLSLVTQAREKIIEGSFPEWKNKMVKTVSNRL; this is encoded by the coding sequence ATGAGTTTTAAAATTCTAAATGCAGATAAACATTCTGCCGCAAGAGCAGGAATACTGAGTACTGCTCATGGTGAAATTAAAACACCTATCTTCATGCCTGTGGGTACGCAGGGCACTGTAAAAGCGGTACATCAGCAAGAACTGGAAGACCCGATCAAAGCACAGATTATTCTGGGAAATACCTATCATTTATATCTGAGACCAGGTACTGAAGTGTTAAATAAGGCTGGAGGCTTGCATAAATTTATTAATTGGGACAAACCTATACTGACCGATAGCGGCGGATATCAGGTTTATTCACTCAAAGGAATGAGAAAGATAACAGAAGAAGGAGTAAAGTTCCAGTCACATGTTGACGGTTCACGACATTTTTTCTCCCCGGAGTCCGTTATGGATATTCAGCGAATTATAGGAGCTGATATCATTATGGCTTTTGATGAATGTACACCTTATCCTTGTGATTATGATTATGCCCGACGATCAATGTATATGACCCATCGTTGGTTAGCCAGATGCATCTCTCATTTTGACAATACAGACCCTGTTTATGATTTTGAGCAAACCTTTGCTCCCATCGTTCAGGGGAGTACCTATCCGGATCTCAGGAAAGAGTCTGCTGAGTTTGTATCTGCATTGGACAGGGATATAAACGCCATAGGTGGCTTATCTGTCGGTGAGCCACATGAGGATATGTACCGGATGACAGAATTGGTCTGCGGAATATTACCGAAGGATAAACCAAGATATCTGATGGGTGTCGGACTGCCGGAGAATATTCTTGAAAGTATTGCATTGGGGGTAGATATGTTTGATTGTGTATTACCCACCAGAAATGCACGTCATGGAATTCTCTACACTTCTGCCGGTGTAATCAATATCAAAAATGCCAGATGGGCAGATAATTTTAATCCGATAGATTCTGAAAGCCACGCACCAACCAGTCGTAATCATACGTTAGCATATTTAAGACATCTATTTAAGGTGGATGAAATACTCGGAATGCAGATTGCTTCTATACAAAATCTTACATTTTTTCTTAGTCTGGTCACACAGGCACGTGAAAAAATCATCGAAGGCAGCTTTCCGGAATGGAAGAATAAAATGGTAAAAACAGTCAGTAACAGGTTATAA